In Macaca thibetana thibetana isolate TM-01 chromosome 8, ASM2454274v1, whole genome shotgun sequence, one DNA window encodes the following:
- the ZNF696 gene encoding zinc finger protein 696, translating into MEALAVVKAAFLAQAPSGSRSAEVQAARSTEPAPEPGAPEGEGHRAGPPRALGSLGLCENEEARERPRGSPRGPVISEKTGGQSGRESDVPPNLGPGAEGRGGWKGRPFPCSACGRSFKCSSDAAKHRSIHSGEKPYECSDCGKAFIHSSHVVRHQRAHSGERPYACAECGKAFSQSFNLLRHQRVHTGEKPYACADCGKAFGQRSDAAKHRRTHTGERLYACGECGKRFLHSSNVVRHRRTHHGENPYECRECGQAFSQSSNLLQHQRVHTGERPFACQDCGRAFSRSSFLREHRRIHTGEKPHECVHCGRAFRALSGFFRHQRLHTGEKPFRCTECGRAFRLSFHLIQHQRVHGAE; encoded by the exons ATGGAGGCCCTTGCAG TTGTGAAGGCTGCTTTCCTGGCGCAGGCCCCAAGTGGCAGCCGATCAGCTGAGGTGCAGGCAGCTCGGAGTACGGAGCCTGCACCAGAGCCAGGCGCTCCCGAGGGAGAGGGCCACAGAGCGGGGCCTCCCCGGGCGCTGGGGTCTCTTGGCCTTTGTGAAAACGAGGAAGCCAGAGAGAGGCCCAGAGGTTCCCCTCGAGGTCCGGTCATTTCTGAGAAAACTGGAGGACAGAGTGGCCGCGAGTCAGACGTCCCTCCGAACTTAGGCCCGGGAGCAGAGGGCAGGGGCGGCTGGAAGGGGCGGCCTTTCCCGTGCAGCGCCTGTGGCCGCAGCTTCAAGTGCTCCTCGGACGCCGCGAAGCACCGGAGCATCCACTCCGGGGAGAAGCCGTACGAGTGCAGCGACTGCGGGAAGGCCTTCATCCACAGCTCGCACGTGGTCCGACACCAGCGGGCGCACAGCGGGGAGAGGCCCTATGCGTGCGCCGAGTGCGGCAAGGCCTTCAGCCAGAGCTTCAACCTCCTCCGGCACCAGCGCGTGCACACGGGCGAGAAGCCCTACGCGTGCGCCGACTGTGGCAAGGCTTTCGGCCAGAGGTCGGACGCCGCCAAGCACCGCCGCACCCACACCGGGGAGAGGCTGTACGCGTGCGGCGAGTGCGGGAAGCGCTTCCTGCACAGCTCCAACGTGGTCCGGCACCGGCGGACCCACCACGGGGAGAACCCGTACGAGTGCCGGGAGTGCGGCCAGGCCTTCAGCCAGAGCTCCAACCTCCTCCAGCACCAGCGCGTGCACACGGGGGAGCGGCCCTTCGCCTGCCAGGACTGCGGCCGCGCCTTCAGCCGCAGCTCCTTCCTCCGCGAGCACCGCCGCATCCACACCGGGGAGAAGCCCCACGAGTGCGTCCACTGCGGGCGCGCGTTCCGGGCGCTGTCGGGCTTCTTCCGGCACCAGCGGCTCCACACGGGCGAGAAGCCGTTCCGCTGCACCGAGTGCGGCCGCGCCTTTCGCCTGAGCTTCCACCTCATCCAGCACCAGCGGGTGCACGGCGCCGAGTGA
- the GLI4 gene encoding zinc finger protein GLI4: protein MAALGDVQKSPSVPSPVSLSSPGTPGAQHHEPQLHLHGHQHGSPSSSPEVLSQPSDLDLQDIEEVEIGRNTFWPDSEPEPEQAPRSPGSQAPDEGAGGALRSLLRSLPRRARCGAGFGPESSAERPAGQPPGAVPCAQPRGAWRVTLVPQAAAGPEGAPERAAELGVNFGRSRQGSARGAKPHRCESCGKSFKYNSLLLKHQRIHTGEKPYACHECGKRFRGWSGFIQHHRIHTGEKPYECGQCGRAFSHSSHFTQHLRIHNGEKPYKCGECGQAFSQSSNLVRHQRLHTGEKPYACSQCGKAFIWSSVLIEHQRIHTGEKPYECADCGKAFRGRSHFFRHLRTHTGEKPFACGACGKAFGQSSQLIQHQRVHYRE, encoded by the exons ATGGCAGCCCTAGGGGACGTTCAGAAGTCCCCTTCTGTCCCGTCCCCTGTCAGTCTCTCATCACCGGGGACACCTGGAGCCCAGCACCACGAGCCTCAGCTTCACCTCCATGGGCATCAACATG GCTCCCCGAGCTCCAGCCCTGAGGTGTTGTCCCAGCCGTCTGACCTGGATCTCCAGGACATAGAGGAGGTGGAGATCGGCAGAAACACCTTCTGGCCCG ACTCCGAGCCCGAGCCGGAGCAGGCTCCACGCTCTCCCGGCTCTCAGGCCCCTGACGAGGGGGCGGGCGGGGCGCTGCGCAGCCTCCTGAGGAGCCTTCCCCGCAGGGCCCGGTGCGGCGCTGGCTTCGGGCCCGAGTCCAGCGCGGAGCGGCCGGCGGGCCAGCCGCCTGGGGCCGTCCCCTGCGCCCAGCCGCGGGGCGCTTGGCGCGTGACGCTCGTGCCGCAAGCAGCGGCCGGGCCCGAGGGCGCGCCCGAGCGAGCCGCCGAGCTGGGAGTCAACTTCGGTCGGAGCCGGCAGGGCAGCGCGCGGGGGGCCAAGCCGCACAGGTGCGAGTCCTGCGGCAAGAGCTTCAAGTACAACTCGCTGCTGCTGAAGCACCAGCGCATCCACACGGGCGAGAAGCCCTACGCCTGCCACGAGTGCGGCAAGCGCTTCCGCGGCTGGTCAGGCTTCATCCAGCACCACCGCATCCACACGGGCGAGAAGCCCTACGAGTGCGGCCAGTGCGGCCGCGCCTTCAGCCACAGCTCGCACTTCACGCAGCACCTGCGCATCCACAACGGCGAGAAGCCCTACAAGTGCGGCGAGTGCGGCCAGGCCTTCAGCCAGAGCTCCAACCTGGTGCGCCACCAGCGGCTGCACACGGGCGAGAAGCCCTACGCCTGCAGCCAGTGCGGCAAGGCCTTTATCTGGAGCTCCGTGCTCATCGAGCACCAGCGCATCCACACTGGCGAGAAGCCCTACGAGTGCGCCGACTGCGGCAAGGCCTTCCGCGGCCGCTCGCACTTCTTTCGGCACCTGCGGACCCACACGGGCGAGAAGCCCTTCGCGTGCGGCGCCTGCGGCAAGGCCTTCGGCCAGAGCTCCCAGCTCATCCAGCACCAGCGGGTGCACTACCGCGAGTAG